A region of Nostoc sp. 'Peltigera membranacea cyanobiont' N6 DNA encodes the following proteins:
- a CDS encoding peptidase domain-containing ABC transporter: MTYIKNTFLEFITTLEGFDRLPDGAIANLSDQLQAFRYRIGQKIIGKESLPERITIIYEGQVRLLGYDPQTQMPITLKLLQPGEIVGEVGLLRDVACETAIASTEVVCLTLNASAYFSFLASYPGFAEARKNRSYLIEVFDILCSYWQKQAIATLNLRELTENALPQAKVHYLPPGKTAFNQLDSESVWFVSGGSTVENLSPGDRLESDDDRDKIQVIGQNPARLVGIHPSNLILEDSYEIVLAVNDTQLDSQDEDELDIPYASDEIVTQTAPDTSKSSSKQKYPFFSGKGELNTAFACFQMIAKHLEMPFRREVVRRILTEQVKRQGTISFQVTAYLAELIGLKAQLIEIPVASVTRIPTPALIRYGDNFAVLYAADSNSVVVGVPSKGIVRCKPAQLVEQLDVDPTNFPPQARVLLLTATNQTPQERFSLRWFLPYLSKHRRVLIEVFIASFFVQLAALANPLVVQLIIDKVITQNSIGTLHILGVLLLVVGLFEAVLTTLRTYLFVDTTNRIDMGLGSQIIDHLLRLPLRYFERRPVGELSTRINELENIRQFLTGTALTVGLDALFSVVYIGVMLIYSWQLTLVGLSTIPIFIVITLIASPTISRQLRAKAERNAETQSYLVEVMSGIQTVKAQNIELRSRFSWQERYARFVAAGFKTVVTSTLANSTSNFLNKLSSLLVLWVGAYLVLKQELTLGELIAFRIISGYVTSPILRLAQLWQSFQETALSLERLSDIVDTPQEGETDRYNIPLPTIKGAVKYENVSFRFGTSGPLQLSNVTLEFEPGKFIGIVGQSGSGKSTMMKLLLRLYETESGRILIDGYDIAKVELYSLRRQIGVVPQETLLFDGSVQENIALTNPDATTEEIIEAAQVACAHEFIMNLPNGYNTRVGERGSALSGGQRQRIAIARSVLQRPKLLVLDEATSALDYPTERQICLNLAKAFKGDTVFFITHRLNTVSNADMIVVMDNSRVIEQGSHQELMATKGHYFYLYQQQDVNL, encoded by the coding sequence ATGACTTATATTAAGAACACTTTTCTCGAATTTATCACCACCTTAGAAGGGTTCGATCGCTTACCTGATGGAGCGATCGCTAATCTATCAGACCAACTGCAAGCATTTCGCTATCGGATCGGTCAGAAAATCATCGGTAAAGAAAGTCTCCCGGAACGCATCACGATCATTTATGAGGGACAAGTGCGCCTCTTGGGATACGATCCCCAGACGCAAATGCCAATCACCCTAAAATTGCTACAACCGGGAGAAATTGTCGGCGAAGTTGGTTTGTTGCGCGATGTCGCCTGTGAGACTGCGATCGCCTCCACCGAAGTCGTATGTTTAACCTTGAATGCATCGGCATATTTTAGTTTTCTCGCTTCATACCCAGGTTTTGCCGAAGCCCGCAAGAACCGCAGTTATTTGATTGAAGTTTTCGATATTCTTTGTTCCTACTGGCAAAAGCAAGCGATCGCTACCTTAAATCTCAGAGAACTCACAGAAAACGCCTTACCACAGGCGAAAGTCCATTACCTTCCACCAGGAAAAACTGCATTCAACCAACTGGATAGCGAAAGCGTCTGGTTTGTAAGTGGCGGTAGTACAGTAGAGAATTTATCACCTGGCGATCGCCTAGAATCAGACGATGACAGAGACAAGATTCAGGTTATAGGTCAAAACCCCGCCCGGTTGGTTGGGATACATCCGTCAAATTTGATCTTAGAAGATAGTTATGAAATAGTACTGGCGGTAAATGATACCCAATTAGATAGCCAAGATGAAGATGAATTAGATATCCCTTACGCATCAGACGAAATAGTTACCCAGACAGCCCCCGATACCTCAAAGAGTTCCTCAAAACAAAAATACCCGTTTTTTAGTGGTAAGGGAGAATTAAATACAGCCTTCGCCTGCTTCCAAATGATCGCGAAGCATTTAGAAATGCCATTTCGTCGAGAAGTGGTTCGCCGCATCTTAACCGAGCAAGTCAAACGTCAGGGGACTATATCGTTTCAAGTTACTGCTTACCTGGCAGAATTAATCGGACTTAAGGCGCAGTTGATAGAAATACCAGTTGCCTCCGTGACGCGCATTCCGACACCAGCATTGATTCGCTATGGTGATAATTTTGCAGTTTTATATGCAGCAGATTCAAATAGCGTGGTAGTGGGTGTCCCATCCAAAGGAATTGTCCGCTGTAAACCTGCTCAATTGGTCGAACAATTAGATGTCGATCCAACCAACTTTCCACCCCAAGCTAGAGTATTACTGCTAACTGCTACCAACCAAACACCCCAAGAACGCTTTAGTTTACGGTGGTTTCTGCCCTATTTGTCAAAGCACCGTCGAGTCTTGATAGAGGTCTTTATTGCTTCCTTTTTTGTACAGTTGGCAGCGTTGGCAAATCCTCTAGTCGTTCAGTTAATTATCGACAAAGTTATCACTCAAAATAGTATTGGTACGCTACATATTTTGGGGGTTTTACTATTAGTCGTCGGGCTATTTGAAGCAGTACTGACAACCTTACGAACCTACTTATTTGTCGATACCACTAACCGCATCGATATGGGTTTAGGGTCGCAAATTATTGACCACTTATTACGTTTACCACTGCGCTACTTTGAACGCCGACCGGTGGGCGAACTTTCAACTCGCATCAACGAATTAGAAAATATTCGCCAATTCTTGACTGGTACTGCCTTAACAGTAGGGTTGGATGCTCTGTTCTCGGTAGTTTATATCGGTGTAATGCTAATTTACAGTTGGCAACTCACCTTAGTCGGCTTAAGCACAATTCCCATATTTATCGTAATCACCTTAATTGCTTCTCCCACCATTAGCAGACAGTTACGTGCCAAAGCCGAACGCAACGCCGAAACTCAATCTTATTTAGTGGAGGTGATGTCAGGAATTCAAACCGTAAAAGCACAAAATATTGAATTGCGATCGCGGTTTTCTTGGCAAGAGCGTTACGCTCGGTTTGTCGCTGCTGGTTTTAAAACGGTTGTAACTTCTACCCTCGCTAACTCCACCAGCAACTTTCTCAACAAACTTAGCAGTTTACTAGTTTTGTGGGTAGGAGCTTATTTGGTACTGAAACAAGAATTAACTTTAGGCGAACTAATTGCCTTTAGGATTATATCTGGTTACGTCACTAGCCCAATATTACGTTTAGCTCAACTTTGGCAAAGCTTCCAAGAAACAGCCCTGTCTCTGGAACGTTTAAGCGATATTGTCGATACGCCACAAGAAGGAGAAACAGACCGCTACAATATCCCCTTACCGACGATTAAGGGAGCAGTAAAATACGAAAATGTTTCCTTCCGATTTGGGACGAGTGGGCCTCTGCAACTTTCCAACGTCACCCTCGAATTTGAGCCAGGTAAATTTATCGGCATCGTCGGCCAAAGTGGATCTGGTAAAAGTACGATGATGAAATTGCTGCTGAGACTTTACGAAACCGAGTCCGGCAGAATTTTGATTGATGGTTATGATATTGCCAAAGTGGAACTTTATTCACTGCGACGACAAATTGGTGTAGTTCCCCAAGAAACATTGTTGTTTGACGGTAGCGTTCAGGAAAATATTGCTCTGACGAATCCCGATGCGACAACCGAAGAAATTATCGAAGCGGCTCAGGTTGCGTGCGCCCACGAGTTTATCATGAACTTGCCCAACGGTTACAACACGCGGGTGGGAGAACGGGGTTCTGCACTTTCAGGTGGACAAAGACAAAGAATTGCGATCGCTCGCTCTGTTTTACAACGACCAAAATTATTAGTTTTAGATGAAGCCACTAGTGCCCTAGATTATCCCACAGAACGGCAAATATGTCTCAATTTAGCCAAAGCATTTAAGGGGGATACAGTATTTTTTATTACCCACCGATTAAACACAGTGAGTAATGCAGACATGATTGTTGTGATGGATAATAGCAGGGTTATAGAACAAGGTAGCCATCAAGAACTAATGGCTACGAAAGGTCATTATTTTTACTTATATCAGCAACAAGATGTGAACTTATAA